One window of Atribacter laminatus genomic DNA carries:
- a CDS encoding ATP-binding cassette domain-containing protein, whose amino-acid sequence MTTETNQNNDMVKMVDIHKWFGRVYALRGVDFNLKRGETLGLLGDNGAGKSTLIKILSGYHVADKGEIFFDGKKATIRSPRDARKLGIETVYQEQALAPNLSISRNIFMGREPLKGLGLLDKKIMDEESMQALKHLGLRLRSPDVPVITLSGGERQGVAIARAIHFKAKCVILDEPTVALSVKEVNEVLEFIQQIKREGISSIFITHNLYHVYDIAERFVIMARGRKMADVKKEEVTRDNLSDLVIKSAMVE is encoded by the coding sequence AACCAATCAGAATAATGATATGGTGAAAATGGTCGATATCCATAAATGGTTTGGCCGGGTATATGCCCTGAGAGGGGTTGATTTTAACCTCAAACGAGGTGAAACTTTAGGTTTATTGGGAGATAATGGTGCCGGCAAATCGACCTTGATTAAGATTCTTTCAGGGTATCATGTTGCCGATAAAGGAGAAATTTTTTTTGATGGAAAAAAAGCCACGATTCGCTCTCCCCGAGACGCTCGGAAGCTTGGGATTGAAACAGTTTACCAAGAACAAGCTTTAGCTCCCAATTTAAGCATTTCAAGAAATATCTTTATGGGTCGAGAGCCATTGAAAGGATTAGGACTACTGGATAAAAAAATAATGGACGAGGAAAGCATGCAAGCGCTCAAACACTTGGGGTTGCGATTGCGTTCACCTGACGTTCCGGTGATTACCCTTTCAGGAGGGGAGCGTCAAGGTGTTGCAATTGCTCGAGCTATCCATTTCAAAGCCAAGTGTGTTATTCTCGATGAGCCAACCGTTGCCCTTTCGGTGAAAGAAGTAAATGAAGTTTTAGAATTCATTCAGCAGATTAAACGTGAGGGGATATCATCTATTTTTATTACCCACAACCTTTATCATGTATACGATATTGCCGAACGGTTTGTGATTATGGCTCGAGGAAGAAAAATGGCCGATGTAAAAAAAGAAGAAGTAACGCGTGATAACCTTTCGGACTTGGTGATAAAAAGTGCTATGGTTGAATAA
- a CDS encoding glycosyltransferase family 2 protein has protein sequence MVHWFWDEVWIRPGVAFFIVYLFIYWVYQILIAVRGAWSPPPLPRAKNLRRFAVLIPAHNEERVIGNLLESLLKQTYPKNYFDIYVSCDNCQDKTAKIAKSYNVKVLEKHDNAHLGKTGNVQWALREIPLEKYDAVAMFDADNLAEKNFLTKMNDYMESHSKAQAIQGYLDTKNPDDTWISRSYALSYWYTNRFWQLARSNWGLSAALGGTGLVVTVSCLKTIGWELKSLTEDLEFSTRIILSGSRVHWNNEAIIFDEKPLTFWASRRQRTRWMQGHYWVLMKYGPRLLLQWFKTWKIQYLDWLFYLLSAVTTVIGFTVLAVRIAIGSSWNFGISIWPLWLASGLIQCAFNVIMGPSFYWGKFTLRYVPDILSYFLYGLTWPPIMFYAAFLSRNQNQWVKTVHTRDIGVSDVRAKEKTLDII, from the coding sequence ATGGTGCACTGGTTCTGGGACGAGGTTTGGATAAGACCGGGAGTTGCGTTTTTTATCGTTTATCTTTTTATTTACTGGGTTTATCAAATTTTAATAGCTGTACGTGGTGCATGGAGTCCACCACCACTTCCTCGTGCGAAAAACTTACGTCGATTTGCCGTTTTAATTCCAGCCCACAATGAGGAAAGAGTGATTGGAAATTTATTAGAGAGTTTATTAAAACAAACATATCCCAAAAATTACTTTGATATATATGTTTCCTGTGATAATTGTCAAGATAAGACTGCCAAAATTGCCAAAAGTTATAATGTAAAGGTATTAGAAAAACACGATAATGCCCACCTAGGTAAAACCGGTAATGTTCAATGGGCTTTAAGAGAAATTCCTTTGGAAAAGTATGATGCTGTGGCGATGTTTGATGCTGATAACCTAGCTGAAAAAAATTTCTTAACCAAAATGAACGATTACATGGAAAGTCATTCTAAAGCCCAAGCCATCCAGGGATATCTCGATACCAAAAATCCCGATGATACTTGGATCAGCCGATCATATGCATTAAGCTATTGGTATACCAATCGATTTTGGCAGTTGGCTCGTTCCAACTGGGGACTTTCGGCTGCTTTAGGTGGAACTGGACTGGTTGTTACCGTTAGTTGTTTAAAGACCATAGGATGGGAATTAAAAAGTCTCACCGAAGACCTTGAGTTTTCTACGCGGATTATTTTGAGCGGGAGTCGGGTTCACTGGAATAACGAAGCCATAATATTTGATGAAAAACCGCTGACTTTTTGGGCATCCCGTCGGCAACGAACTCGTTGGATGCAAGGGCATTACTGGGTACTCATGAAATATGGTCCCCGTTTGTTATTACAATGGTTTAAAACTTGGAAAATACAATATCTTGATTGGTTATTTTACCTTCTTTCAGCAGTAACAACGGTGATAGGATTCACTGTACTCGCTGTTCGAATAGCAATTGGTTCATCCTGGAATTTTGGAATTTCTATTTGGCCCCTCTGGCTGGCTTCGGGTTTAATCCAATGTGCCTTTAATGTGATTATGGGTCCTTCCTTTTATTGGGGGAAATTTACTTTGCGCTACGTTCCTGATATATTGAGTTATTTTCTTTATGGATTAACCTGGCCACCGATTATGTTTTATGCGGCTTTTTTAAGTCGGAATCAAAACCAATGGGTGAAAACGGTTCATACCAGGGATATTGGCGTTTCTGATGTTCGTGCTAAAGAGAAAACATTAGATATTATTTAA
- a CDS encoding ABC transporter permease: MGKPVKQQNSYLKKLLTTRSFSILVVLIALLIIFTVFSPGGNFLNTANLKVLLAYGSEFSIIALGVGVLMIAGEFDLSIGSILVFCSYLFLIFYKLNLNYFLVLALTILGGIALGYINAIVTTKGHIPSFITTLGTMMLWRGLTLWFSGGLQQACDVSSSPAFLSFLNGTIGGVFPVQALWFIIFGIVLGLLLHYTRFGNWIYATGDNADAARAMGIRTHMVKMMAFIIVGILCAFVAGIQIARVSCFTSRTGEGWELKAIAACVVGGTSLRGGIGDMAGIFLGAFAISVIENGLVVLRIPYFWTYTVFGLVIVFSVLSSMYLEKQKWAQK, translated from the coding sequence ATGGGAAAACCGGTGAAACAGCAAAATAGTTATTTAAAAAAATTATTAACTACCCGGTCGTTTAGTATCCTGGTGGTTTTGATAGCGCTTCTCATCATATTTACCGTTTTTTCTCCCGGTGGTAACTTTTTAAATACTGCAAATTTAAAAGTACTTCTGGCTTATGGTTCGGAATTTAGTATTATTGCATTAGGAGTCGGTGTACTGATGATTGCCGGAGAATTTGATTTGTCAATTGGCTCCATCCTGGTTTTTTGCTCATATCTTTTTCTGATATTTTATAAACTCAACTTAAATTATTTCTTAGTATTAGCATTGACCATCTTAGGGGGTATTGCCCTTGGCTATATCAATGCAATAGTCACAACCAAAGGCCATATTCCTTCCTTTATAACTACCTTGGGAACCATGATGTTATGGAGGGGATTAACCCTCTGGTTTTCAGGAGGCCTGCAACAAGCTTGTGATGTTTCTTCGTCTCCAGCTTTTCTTTCTTTTTTAAACGGCACAATAGGAGGCGTGTTTCCGGTTCAAGCTTTATGGTTTATTATATTTGGAATTGTTTTAGGATTGTTGCTTCATTACACCCGCTTTGGAAACTGGATCTATGCGACTGGTGACAATGCTGACGCAGCGCGGGCTATGGGGATTCGAACCCATATGGTAAAAATGATGGCATTTATCATTGTTGGAATTTTGTGTGCATTTGTGGCTGGAATACAGATCGCACGGGTAAGTTGTTTTACCTCCCGAACCGGTGAAGGTTGGGAGCTAAAAGCAATTGCCGCCTGTGTAGTGGGAGGGACATCCCTACGGGGTGGCATTGGTGATATGGCTGGAATTTTTTTAGGTGCTTTTGCCATTTCGGTGATTGAAAATGGTTTGGTGGTTCTGAGAATTCCCTATTTTTGGACCTACACAGTATTTGGTTTAGTTATTGTATTTTCAGTTTTATCCAGTATGTATTTAGAAAAGCAAAAATGGGCTCAAAAATAA
- a CDS encoding acyl-CoA dehydratase activase codes for MVFAGLDIGSQSTCAIIINDKEIVAHALMPSGVNPKQIGEETLHLVLEKANLSRSDVQFLIATGYGRYQAEADEQVSEITCQARGVQELIPEARMVLDIGGQDIKIILLGKNGRVIDFMMNDKCAAGTGRFLELMTQVLSIQLEDYGPLVTQSRELIELSNTCAIFAESELVSLIAQGKKKEDLARAVCHSVVKRVLTLAGKISITRPLVFTGGVAKNRGIITILKRELSFAPLVPPNPLITAALGAAYIAREKSLS; via the coding sequence ATGGTATTTGCTGGGCTAGATATCGGTTCTCAATCCACCTGTGCAATCATTATTAATGACAAGGAAATTGTTGCTCACGCTCTTATGCCAAGCGGTGTAAACCCGAAGCAAATTGGAGAAGAAACCCTTCATCTGGTTTTGGAAAAAGCCAATCTATCTCGATCAGATGTCCAATTTTTAATAGCTACCGGTTATGGCCGTTATCAGGCAGAAGCCGATGAACAGGTTAGCGAGATTACGTGCCAAGCTCGGGGGGTTCAAGAACTCATTCCTGAAGCGAGGATGGTTCTTGATATTGGTGGACAGGATATTAAAATAATCCTTCTCGGTAAAAACGGCCGAGTGATCGATTTTATGATGAACGACAAGTGTGCAGCAGGGACTGGTCGTTTTTTAGAATTAATGACTCAAGTTTTAAGCATCCAACTTGAAGATTACGGACCCTTAGTTACCCAATCAAGGGAACTGATTGAATTGTCCAACACCTGTGCAATTTTTGCAGAATCAGAGTTAGTGAGCTTAATTGCCCAGGGGAAAAAGAAAGAAGACCTTGCTCGTGCAGTCTGCCATTCGGTGGTCAAAAGAGTTTTAACTCTTGCCGGGAAAATCAGCATCACTCGCCCCCTGGTCTTCACTGGAGGTGTAGCCAAAAATCGGGGAATCATAACAATTTTAAAAAGAGAACTTTCTTTCGCCCCGCTTGTTCCTCCCAATCCACTTATTACTGCTGCTCTCGGAGCTGCTTACATAGCTCGTGAAAAATCCCTCTCCTAA